The Labrus mixtus chromosome 14, fLabMix1.1, whole genome shotgun sequence nucleotide sequence tgttagaaaaaataaagccaTGCAACAAGGGGAGAGAAATGTACCTGTGGTGTTGTGAGTGTTGTCGTGCTGCTCATGGTGTCCTCCATCTGGGCTGTCTGAACATCCAGAGTTTCAAACTGGTGCTCAAATTTATCCATAAGAGCCGTAATCTGTAATTACAAAAGAAATCATGTTAAAACTTAAAGGAATTTGTTTACAAGTGTTTCAACGATTACAgtttctgctaaaaaaaaaagaagaagaaaaaagcacGAAGTAACACTCTACCTTTTCCAGATTCATACTCTTCAGGACAGAATCCATTCCTTTCACCACTCCAGCCATAGATTTCGTGACCTGAGATATAAAAGACAATCATttcaatggaaaaaaatgacaagcaATTAACGTTTTCTGTCTAGAGTGCCACTCTCAAACCTGTATTGCTTACAGTCTCAAAAGGTGACCCCAGTATTCAATGTACCTGGTTCATTGTGACTGCAGTTTGGACCCTTGCTGATACTGCATCAACGCGAGCGCTCATCCTCAGGAAGTTCACAGATTGGTTCTTCTGTCTGATGGCGTTCTCTGCATGGATTCTCGCCACTTCCATATTCCCCTTCTGGATGGCCTAGAAAGAACAGTGAAGTGAGTCAGTAAAAAGTATTCTGTAGCAAAGACCAATTCGTTAGCTTCTATTATATGCTATTTATATTATCGCTATTactatggagttagatcagtctcaatattgtttgtgaatattgagactgatctaactccatataTTACAGCATCAGAAGTGTAACTTACTTTCTTGACTTTTGCCTTCTCggctttttcctgtttgtcacaTTTCGTTGCATTTCTTTGGAGATCTTTGGCGGCCATCTTCAGGTTGAAGAGATTTTCTGTGATACTCAGTTAAAGAAGAACAAGGTccaaacaaaaccaacaaacCTTGAAGGACTAATGTAGTGTGTGGGGGGGAGATAGAAGCAAAATGTCTTGACACTTTCAGCCTTTTTCTTAAATACAATATGTGTCccatcaaacaaacaatttgCCAGATTCAGCACATTCTACAGGGACAGAAATGAACGGTGAACCCCGAGAACGAGAAAATAATGCTCACATGAGCCGGGGCCCCTCTCAGCCCCTTGGGGCCTGGAGCACTCTTGTTTTTCAAGATAAATATATGTGACGGCTTTATTTTATGGATTTGAATTCTGAAACACACAGCATCGGTCTGGTGTATTTTAAAATTAAGACAATTGCAACAACTTTACTCTTGACTGAGTGATCAAGCTGTCACAATAATAGGTTAAATAACGTGCACTTATAGACTATCATAATAATAAGCGTGTGATAATTAAGTTCCTGTCACacctttattttgtgttatatAAGGAGCTTTTAGCCCGAAAAACTTATACTcgttatttttaaacttttttttttttttttggagtaacTTAGCACCTTGACTCCATGGTTCAAATAATTAAACTTTAGTTGTTGGGTATTTTCAGCCATTAGCATCGAAGCTTGTGGCTTGGGAGTTCTCCCCATTTTACGACGACTAGACTCGATTAGAAAATGTCCAGGTTCATAAAAAGGCAGAACTTAAGACTTTGGATAATATCTAacataattaaaacaatttaaggCGTCCGTCGTAGGTTGGTCTCACCAGTTTCGTCACATTATGTTCGGTCTTTAAGCACTCGACGCTACACCACAGTCGAGCGTCGTTTCTCACCACTGTTTGTGAAGGATACTTTCCATTGACGACATTTTGAGGCGACTCTTCGTGAATCCAACAGTTAAAGgataaaatatttacagagaCTTTGTAAAAAGGCAGTTAAATAAAGCTTAACTTGTAAGAAAAACTTCAACCTGTCGGGTTTCAGTCGTCGCCTTCTTCGACACTTCCTGATGTTTTACCAAAATATGAACGACGTCATTGTCACGTGGTGACGGTATTCCACCCGACGTCACGGGGACGTCCCCCGCCTCCATGCgaaatatgaatgaagtgtTAAAAACCGAACCGTTAACACGAAAACATTATACATTAATGTTGCAAATCTGTTCCCCTGGTGTTTTTGTTCGGCGATGAATAAAAACAGGCACTTAAAAGTGGAGGAGGCGTTACACCAGCAGATTAGTGGGCGGCGAAGGCGGGTGATTGATGATTAGATTTACGGTGTGGATCACGGCGGGGAGAGGGGATGACTCACACCGTCTGATGTGATGTTCACCCCGCAACAGCTCGGCAGTGCGGTGGCACGCCGGTTACTTCAGCCTGACACATCGTTGTGCtcctaaaataaatgtcaaactttatCAAACTGTGAAGATGCATTTTGGGTGGCGCTAAgatgctgtgtttgtttcaaactTAAAGTGTTTGTCATTTTATAATTAGTGACGAACGAAGAGTCGTGATTTAGGCTACGGTGAATTTCGTGACGCCTCATTACCATGGAAACAGTGCTCGTGCGCTGAGAGGAAACAGTCCGTGCTAACTTCATCATCAACGTCTCTAACGGGGTCGGATAAAAAATTAAACCTGTTGGATATCTGTTATTatcttttcttgttttgctgtttcGGATTTATCCCCAGTTTAAGTTTGCTACAATCAAGGTGAGTTTTTAAAATTATGTTTTCGTTTTATGATTGTGTCTCACCCTTGtttgtacccccccccccccccccccccccccaatcattTTCCAAGTTTACAACAAAATATTTCACTTCTCAGTCAACTTCTGACTTGAATATTGTCTTGCAAGTGTATACGTGtagcacagaaaataaattgGGATTTAGTTACTTGAAAAAATTGAAAggctacattttttaatttagagGATGGCATGACATAAGAACAAGGAACAAAAGTGGCAAGTGCACAATGTTGTTGGCCATGGGAGTTCATAAAAATATCCACTAATACGTTATCTATGTCTCCAGATCACTCCGATCTCAAGCcatataatttgttttttaaaatccgTTTGCCAGGCtgattgatgaaaaaaaaacattataggTGGTGCATTTGTGTCGTCAGGGAATGCATCCAGAAGAGGCAACGAGTGATGCTTCATTCAGGGGCTGTATGACTCATATAGTCTTATCTATAAAGAAGCCAAGTGGCAGGAGAGCAGTCCTGCTGCAGGACCCAGCTGATGTATCCGCTGACATTCACTAGAGGCTGCTGTGGGCCATGCTTCACTGTGCCCTGAGTAATGTTGCCTCTGACTGTATTTACACTGATCAAGTCCAAGTATAAACACAGGCTGAGGATGGATGTTGGTTTTGAACCCAGCAGATAGCCCATAGCTAGCCTATCATCACATGAACAGTCCAGTTTGAAACCAATTTGTAGGCTATTTATGAAAGTTAGGCCCtatacaaacagcaaaaacaataGTTATTGAACCATTAACATCTAGTGTAATGTGCAAGTATGGCTATCTGTACCTGGATCTTTAGGCCTAAAAGTGCTTTGATGTCCTACCTTgaacttttacatttaattcCACACATAGCCTACTGCACACATCAatacacattattttttatgttgacTAAATCTTGAAGGCACAAACATCTATATAATTAAAAGTAGCCTATATTTAATTACAAGTTAGTGTCTTTTATTACATTGGCGTTCATTATTCAAGCATTTACTTCTCAAAACACCTTGAGGGCCCTTAATGGATCCCTAAACCCTAATGTTGTCATAAATGTATCTGACAGTATATGAAGGTAAAGCCTGCTGGCAACAGGCTCAATCTGTGACAGTATGAGTCAGCATACATTAATGATGATGCACCTTCCTGCCTACATTTTTGATATATCTGCTAGAATAAGCAACTTGTCCCCTGTTTCATTAATATTATGCAGACGTGACAAATCACagaattatttatatttttgggtCTGAAAAGCTTGGATTAGTCACACTTgcgtcagacagagagagcttACACATACAGACAGGTTCAGCCTGTCTCTAGATCTTTCAAACTGAGTTGTGCAGCCGACAGTCAGTGAATAACAGACAAGTGACTCACCAACCTGCAAAGAAGTAGCTCACTTTATCATGTAATTTCAACATGACAATTATTAAATATTCATCTCACAGATACTAGAAAAATGTGAGAAGCAATCTGTGATGTCTATATTGCAACTGGTACAGCtcagaagacaaaaataacttATAGTGCATTTTGGGAGCGGTTGCAAAGTAGGCACCACTTACATCTTGtaatgatttgtttgtgttggtttaGTTGAAAGCACATATCTGTTATGGTGAcagtcatgttgttgtttttttgccatGATTGTGAGAGCAAATAATTGTGAAGAACTCAGCACAATACAAGCAGCTTACTGTATGTTCAAGCATCCTCCTTGCCATTCAGATCACTTTTCCTTGCTGTGATGCTGACTGTTGCCATCTAGTGGTAGCACAGCAGCATACAGGTTAATCACTGAGACTTCCCTCAGTCCTCTGAGCTTAATCATGTCATGCTAAATGTGGCAGAAGATCAGAGCAGTAAGTGCATTTAATATCTCAACTCCAAACGAATCACAATGAGTTCAACTGCACTTCTGCATTTGATAGGGTTAGGAACAGAGGAAAAGAGTAAATGCTAAATATTTCACAAAAGAATAAACCTCAAGCAAACAAATGAGTGAAATAATGTAGACACAGATCAAAGACAATTGATAAAAGTAATGTTATTTGACACAGATCTTTTGCATGGATGCCAAAATGACAATGCTGGTAGATTATGTTTGGTCAAGAAATCTTTTGCTTCTTCTCTCTTGTACTGCTTTCATTGACCATTATTCCTTAATCATAAGCCAAAATATGATACAAACGTCAGACTTCTCTTTCACAGGCAAGTATGACAGAGCTTCAAAAGGAGAAGAGGTTCCACAACTTGACCCTCGAGCAAGTCCAAGCTCTGGACAAGGTCCTGACTGAGGTTATCCCCATCTATGGAAGAGGAAACTTTCCGACACTCCAGGTGAGGGCCAAAGACATCATCCGTGTGGTAAAGGATCGTCTGATCGAAAGAGACATCCAGGTCAAAGATATTCGACTCAATGGCGCAACTGCCAGCCATGTCCTGGTGAGGGATAACGGCCTCGGCTACAGAGACTTAGACATCATTTTTGGAGTGGAGCTGCCAAGGCAGGAGGACCTCCAGGTGATTAAAGAGGTAGTTCTGGGTAGTCTACGAGATCTCCTCCCTTGTGGAGTAAACAGACGGAAGATCACCTCGCTGACAATGAAGGAAGCCTACGTCCAAAAGATGGTAAAAGTCTTCAATGAGCATGACAGATGGAGCCTGATCTCGCTATCTAACAACAGGTCTAAAACCGTGGGGCTCAGGTTTGTCAGTTCCCTTCGGAGGCAGTTTGAGTTCAGTGTGGATTCCTTCCAGATAATATTAgatcgaatgctggagtcctaCTGGGATACTGAAAGGAGACAGGGTGGAAAACCGGCATTGAATATCGGAAATTCATCTAAAAGAGACAGTGGGGATAAGAAGACGGAGCAAGAGCAAGCCAGCAATCCTCTGGATTCAGATCACCTAAAAGACTCAGCAATGGCAACTGGTGAAGAAAATCGTTCTACCAATGAAGCAGTTTCCATGCTTGACAAAGAGCTTCCAGATGAGGTTGAGCATGGGGATGAAGAGCATGAGGCACAGGAGGCATTAAAAACTAAGAACATTAACTTACAGCAGGAGAACAAGGAGGTGGATGGCATAGAGTATGTTCATTCAGAGGAGGACATTGTGTTTGAGTTATGTGAAGAAAGTAGAGAAGAGAAAGGACAGTTTCAACAGGTATCTTCCCCTAACGCTTTATTTGCAGATGTCAATGATCCATCGATAACACACGACCGTTTTAAGATGCAGAGTAACAAAGAGCTTCCTGTGTCAAACGTTTCCCCTCCAGCATCTACGACATGTTTGGAAGAGTCAGCTCCAAAAGATAAAGTCCTTTGTGAAGACATCACTCAGTTCAAAGAAGACTCTATAATCTGTAGGACTGTAAGTAGCTCAGATGTACACGATTCAAATCTTGAATgctcctttcctcctccagcTAAGAAAACTTGCAGCACATCCCAGGACATTATACCAGACCATTGTCCTTCCCCAaaactacaaagaaaaatgtctcgGAAGATGATCACGAAGCCTGAAAAATGGTCTTTACTGAATGATTTGTCGGATCTTACGACACAGCTTTTTCCCCCCATAGAAATCCCTAAAACACTTCAGCCGATGCCTCCTGTACAGGACAGTACTCAAGAAGCCCTTAGCTCAAGCATTTCAGACACCAAGTCAGAGACCCCTGAGATCCTTAGGGTTCCAAAGTACAGTTTAGCTAGAACATCTCCTGATGGAACAGGCTCGAATGAAAATATAGAGCAAACTGTGAAGCCAAAGCACTGGAAGAAGCCACCTGATTTGGACAATCAAAGCCACACATGTGCAACATACATGCCCTCACAGGTAACAGACAATGTCCAGAAAAGC carries:
- the chmp1b gene encoding charged multivesicular body protein 1b, with the protein product MSSMEKNLFNLKMAAKDLQRNATKCDKQEKAEKAKVKKAIQKGNMEVARIHAENAIRQKNQSVNFLRMSARVDAVSARVQTAVTMNQVTKSMAGVVKGMDSVLKSMNLEKITALMDKFEHQFETLDVQTAQMEDTMSSTTTLTTPQNQVDSLMHELADEAGLDLNMELPQGQTGSVGTSVASAEQDELSQRLAKLRDQV
- the LOC132988263 gene encoding uncharacterized protein LOC132988263, translated to MTELQKEKRFHNLTLEQVQALDKVLTEVIPIYGRGNFPTLQVRAKDIIRVVKDRLIERDIQVKDIRLNGATASHVLVRDNGLGYRDLDIIFGVELPRQEDLQVIKEVVLGSLRDLLPCGVNRRKITSLTMKEAYVQKMVKVFNEHDRWSLISLSNNRSKTVGLRFVSSLRRQFEFSVDSFQIILDRMLESYWDTERRQGGKPALNIGNSSKRDSGDKKTEQEQASNPLDSDHLKDSAMATGEENRSTNEAVSMLDKELPDEVEHGDEEHEAQEALKTKNINLQQENKEVDGIEYVHSEEDIVFELCEESREEKGQFQQVSSPNALFADVNDPSITHDRFKMQSNKELPVSNVSPPASTTCLEESAPKDKVLCEDITQFKEDSIICRTVSSSDVHDSNLECSFPPPAKKTCSTSQDIIPDHCPSPKLQRKMSRKMITKPEKWSLLNDLSDLTTQLFPPIEIPKTLQPMPPVQDSTQEALSSSISDTKSETPEILRVPKYSLARTSPDGTGSNENIEQTVKPKHWKKPPDLDNQSHTCATYMPSQVTDNVQKSCGENSWARPTEDLTITVEAECMYGDFQQALDHLHHRLIATHSPEEIRGGGLLKYSDLLVRNFRPASETEIKSLERYMCSRFFIDFPDVNEQQRKIEAYLQCHFIGNEEASKYDYLMTLRRVIDESTVCLMGHERRQTLNMITVLALRVLGEQNAIPNTANVTCFYQPAPYVTEPIYSSYFITQAQPPLVYHPYPPLHVHMQTGLV